Genomic segment of Perognathus longimembris pacificus isolate PPM17 chromosome 11, ASM2315922v1, whole genome shotgun sequence:
GGAGACCCAGCCCGCCGCGCCTGCTTCGGCTCGGGGCTCAGATTCCACCCCCTCCCGCGCCCCAACCCTTCTTCGCCCAGGTTAAAAAAGACTGAGGTTCGGAGCGAGGGTCCTGACACACGAATCCCGGGCGCAAGCGCCGGCAGACGCGCGGCGGCTTCCGAAAGTGTCCTCGAGCGAGCGGGAGAAGGGACGGGCTCCAGGCTGCCCGGCCCGTggggcgccccccacccccgcggcccCCCACCCGAGCCGTGCCACCAAAGGAACGGTAACCGGCCGAGGTCGGGGTGCTAGGTGTGGatggcgggccccgcccccttccaggGGAGGACCCCAGCCTGACCTAGGtgtgccaggggctggggcaCGGGCCGGAGGTCTCCCCCACCTCGGGGATCGCCTGCCTCCGGACCCccagtgccctcccccccccatccccgccccaTGTTCACACGCCGCCTCTCGCTGCCGCAGCCGGCCGAGCTAATCAGCACAACATCCACCTATCGATCGCTGGCGGAGCGCCAGGCGGGCCGGCACCTCGCCAGAGGAGGCTGCGGGGccacggggcgggcggggagctCGCACAGCtgcagggaaggggagaggcacCCCCTCCTCCGGCTCCACCCGGGACACAGTTCAGAAAGAGGGACCTGCTTTGGCGTGGGGGCGATCCCAGGCTTGACGGCCAGAGGTGGGCAGAGCGCAGAgggggccctccctccccagccccaccccctcctccttatAAAAGCGAAGAACAAAGAGGCCGCTGGGGAAGGAGGCTTTGATCTGACCCCACCTTCCCGGTTCTAggccaggcaccgcccagagtgcctttggggagggggagggcgggcagcgctcgctaggggggggggggggggacgacggaCCCAGGCTTTCGGAACTCCAGGTGCAATCTGCCCGCTGGCCCTCACTTTGGCCCCAGCGCACTGCCAGGTGCTGCCCGGACTTGCGCAGCTCCCCGGGCAGGTGGGCTGTCTGCAGCATCTGCCCCTTCCTCAGCACAGGAAGCCTGCTAGGGAGTGGAGGGAGGGTGCCAAGCTCCGCAGCTGTTGCTGGCACCCACTCCGTGCTACCCAGAGGGGTGCCCACTGAGGCCTGGCATAGACGGCCTGGGCACAGCTGGTGCGGCCGTCAGGCCAAGGCAAGCTTGGAGCCGGGGCCTCAGGGAGTCCTGGTGCTGCAGAAGGAGCCAAAGGGCAATAGGTTAGAAAGGGCAACACAAAGAGGGGTGTTTTATTGAAGGTTTGGTCcagatatttataaaaatacaaaccagCATGAAATTCATCATCATGGCAAGTCTGTCTTCACAGAAGACAAGTGAAATGAcccctggggaggtggggggggggggagagtgttGCCCCTGGGATGGGAAGAGGTTCACAGGGCACAGGAGGCAGGACTTCTTCACCTTTGCCCTGGACCAGCAATCCACCTGTCCCCAGGTCTTCAGCCTCGGCCCCAGTAGCCAGAGGAGTTGATttcgcctccccccacccccaaatcccagTCTCCCATGGAGAGGGGATGAGACCAGGAAAGCAGCTGCCCAAAGCCTTGGTGTGTCAGGCCTGCGCTCCGCTCCCGGGAGCCGCCCAGGGCCTTAACTGCAGCTCCTCTGTGGCTCCTCTTCAGCATGCGGTGTGGGATCAGGCACCTGTGGGGGTCACCTCagaccctcctcctttccctcatcAAGGCTCCATCTTGTCTGTCTGGTATGGCATTCCCAGTGCAGGGGTAGCAAGGAGGGTTCTGGCTCCTTGGGGTGTCAGGGAGGATCTGCTTGGCTCACAGAACTCTCAGAAGACGCAGTATTGGGAGAAGCAACAGCAGCAAGAgacacagggggctgggagtatgaccCCCTCGCCACCCAGATGTGCCACTTTCTCCAGGGCTCCCAACCGGATGGGCTGACTCGGACCCTGTAAGGGCGCAGGGGTGGCACTGATGGGTCTGCCCACTTCTTCACCAGCCTCCTTCTTGCCCTTCCCCTTCGCCATCTCATTTTTCAGGGTCTCCAAACCAGCCCCTACCTTCCCATGACCTATTCATCCTTTCTAAGCTCCAACTTCCATGTCTCCTCTGCTAGAGGCAGCCAGTACCTAGCTAAAGGCTTTAAAGAACCTTGTCCTGGAGACCACATTCTTTTAGCCCCGCttaaaaagaggctcaggaagttgaacgctggtggctcctgcctgtcatcctggctactcaggaggctgaggtctaaggatcatggtttgatgccagcctgggcagaaaaggcggTGACCCtttatctccagcaaactactcagaaaagccagaaggggagctttggcttaagtgatagagcactagccttgagcacaaagggacgcagagacagagcccaggccccaagttcaagccccaggacatggggggtggagggaaagacGCAGTAGAAGTGTTCACAAGACCAATCTGGGGAGAAGAACCTAAAGCTCCACCGGGATCCCTTTGATCTTAGGGTGATGGCCCGAgatgctccccaccccccttcctttCTGGGTCCCTCAGACTGTCTAGAAGGGCTGCTCCCCCAGTTCCCATCACCCTACTTACTGCTCTCCTTGCAGCAGACGGACACCTGGAGCCTCAAGCACTGGCCAGGACTCTCGGGAGTTGGAACCGCTAGTGGGAAATTGGGAGGAAGAAGTCATGACAGCGTTGCCTCTTCGTATGCCTCACAGGTTCAGATCCCCCCAGCTTCTCCCCAGGTCCTGAAAGGCTCTTTCTTCCTTGGAACCAAGCACCCCAGGTGCCAGTCCTGTCCCTGGCAggtccctcactccccctcctaGCTGCTCTCCAAAGCTCTTTCCCCCTcagcccctccttcctccctgatGGGTGGAGAGACAGGAAGCCCCGCTCCTCTCCCCACCTTCCCTGAGCGGCCTGCAGCATGCTCCCATCACTCCACTCACAGATGTAGTAGTAAGTGTATCCAGGCGAGAACTCGAAGCCCAGGGAGAAGGGTGTGAAGCGCTGAATCTTCTCGGAGAACCGCACAGGGCCCAGGGGGGCAAAGGGCATAGAGCATTTCCAGCGCAGGAAGACATTTGTCCCCTCTGCCTGGCAGGCCTGGTAGCCTGGCCAGTCCACTATGTATAAAGTAAAGGTCTCAGGGCCCTCGGGGGGCCCTGGGCTTTCATAGTGTGGGCAGAAGATGTCTAAGTAATCGTTGAGGTCCAGCTCCACCACGGCGTCTCCTCGAAGCAGTCTGTGGGCACAGGGATTGAAGGAAGGGGTATAGAGGACAGTACCGATGAGATGCAGGATGGGG
This window contains:
- the Efna4 gene encoding ephrin-A4 is translated as MRLLPLLWTVLWAALLGSPLRGGSGLRHPIYWNSSNPRLLRGDAVVELDLNDYLDIFCPHYESPGPPEGPETFTLYIVDWPGYQACQAEGTNVFLRWKCSMPFAPLGPVRFSEKIQRFTPFSLGFEFSPGYTYYYISVPTPESPGQCLRLQVSVCCKESRSESAHPVGSPGESGTSGWRGGHTPSPLCLLLLLLLPILRLLRVL